The following are encoded together in the Parcubacteria group bacterium genome:
- the rpmC gene encoding 50S ribosomal protein L29 has protein sequence MAEKNKVKFEEISKGEIEKFLEDGQTRITKLRFDISSKQIKNHREYRNTKRDIARAMTALKSKEE, from the coding sequence ATGGCTGAAAAGAATAAAGTAAAATTTGAAGAAATAAGCAAAGGAGAAATTGAAAAGTTTCTCGAGGATGGGCAAACAAGGATTACCAAGCTCAGATTTGATATTTCTTCGAAACAGATAAAAAATCACAGAGAATATCGAAATACGAAAAGAGACATTGCCAGAGCTATGACCGCACTCAAAAGCAAGGAAGAATAA